In one window of Hymenobacter nivis DNA:
- a CDS encoding glycosyl hydrolase 53 family protein — MRIFTRLLALGALAWGLAGPAAAQIAAFAKGADVSWVTQMEASNYQFYNAAGTPQDLFQLLRDGYNMNTIRLRVWVNPAGGWSGKADVLAKSLRAHALGQRLLIDFHYSDDFADPGKQTKPAAWQAYTVAQLKQAVYDHTTDVLNTLKANNTTPEWVQVGNETSDGMLWPEGKISTGGGANFAQFVEQGYQAVKAASPTTKVIIHVASSENVAVAHYVYDVLQANGAHWDVSGLSLYPTLSDWPSYTTRCLATMNDLVARYGGKEVMVVETGLPAAYPIVTQQMVLDLIAKTKSVANNKGLGVLYWEPQAYNWMGYTLGAWALNGRPTAALEAFRDVPPTAGLVYNPGFEFTGGTATPLGWSTASATDADADFTEEGTVHGGQLRLTHYKATTYRVRTYQIINNLPNGTYTLSGWVTSGGGQNSCQLYANGFGGPEQAVAVPTSASFTQIQVPGIVVTNGQCEIGLRTDANAGNYCSLDDVAFAPAQALATAASSPAAAAVQLYPNPAAGTFTLAFGLSQPGPVRATLLTLTGQVVRVLSDDAQVSAGPHVLALGTGAPLPAGAYLVRLTCGDQVIVRKLLIK; from the coding sequence ATGAGAATTTTTACTCGTTTGCTGGCGCTGGGGGCCCTGGCGTGGGGCCTGGCGGGCCCCGCCGCGGCCCAAATCGCGGCCTTCGCCAAGGGAGCCGACGTGAGCTGGGTGACCCAGATGGAGGCTTCCAACTACCAGTTTTACAACGCCGCAGGCACACCGCAGGACCTCTTCCAACTGCTGCGCGACGGCTACAATATGAACACCATCCGGCTGCGGGTGTGGGTGAACCCCGCCGGCGGCTGGAGCGGCAAGGCCGACGTGCTGGCCAAGTCCCTCCGGGCCCACGCCCTGGGCCAGCGCCTACTGATTGACTTCCACTACAGCGACGACTTCGCCGACCCTGGCAAGCAAACCAAGCCCGCCGCCTGGCAAGCCTACACTGTGGCCCAGCTGAAACAGGCCGTGTACGACCATACCACGGACGTACTTAATACGCTGAAAGCAAACAATACCACACCCGAGTGGGTGCAGGTGGGCAACGAAACCAGCGACGGTATGCTATGGCCCGAAGGCAAAATCTCGACCGGCGGCGGGGCCAACTTCGCGCAATTTGTGGAGCAGGGCTACCAGGCCGTGAAGGCTGCCAGCCCCACCACCAAGGTGATTATACACGTGGCCAGCAGCGAAAATGTGGCCGTCGCGCACTACGTCTACGACGTGCTGCAAGCCAACGGCGCGCACTGGGACGTGTCGGGCCTATCGCTCTACCCCACCCTGTCGGACTGGCCCAGCTACACCACCCGGTGCCTGGCCACGATGAATGACTTAGTGGCTCGCTACGGCGGCAAGGAAGTGATGGTGGTGGAAACCGGCCTGCCCGCCGCCTACCCCATCGTGACCCAGCAAATGGTGCTCGACCTCATCGCCAAAACCAAGTCGGTGGCCAACAACAAGGGTCTGGGCGTACTGTACTGGGAGCCCCAGGCCTATAACTGGATGGGCTACACCCTGGGCGCCTGGGCCCTCAACGGCCGCCCCACGGCGGCCCTGGAAGCCTTCCGCGACGTGCCACCGACGGCCGGCCTCGTGTACAACCCGGGGTTCGAATTCACCGGCGGCACGGCTACGCCCCTGGGCTGGAGCACGGCCTCGGCAACCGATGCCGACGCCGATTTCACCGAGGAAGGCACCGTGCACGGCGGCCAGCTGCGCCTCACCCACTATAAGGCCACGACCTACCGCGTACGCACCTACCAGATAATCAATAACTTGCCTAACGGTACCTACACCCTCAGCGGCTGGGTGACGAGCGGCGGCGGCCAGAATTCGTGCCAGCTCTACGCCAATGGCTTCGGGGGCCCCGAGCAGGCCGTGGCCGTACCCACCAGTGCCAGCTTCACCCAAATCCAGGTACCCGGCATCGTAGTGACGAATGGACAGTGCGAAATCGGCCTGCGCACCGACGCCAACGCCGGCAACTATTGCAGCCTCGACGACGTGGCCTTCGCGCCCGCGCAGGCGCTGGCTACGGCGGCCAGTAGCCCCGCCGCCGCGGCCGTGCAGTTGTACCCCAACCCCGCCGCGGGCACCTTCACCCTGGCGTTCGGCCTGAGCCAACCCGGCCCAGTACGCGCCACATTGCTCACCCTCACCGGCCAGGTGGTGCGCGTGCTAAGCGACGACGCCCAAGTATCCGCCGGCCCGCACGTGCTGGCGCTGGGTACCGGGGCCCCACTACCGGCCGGGGCCTACCTGGTGCGCCTGACCTGCGGCGACCAGGTAATTGTACGCAAGCTGTTGATTAAGTAG
- a CDS encoding alpha/beta hydrolase codes for MSIISSPPPGAPVARCAVLRALGTGRPAAKGPSTASPQVQVLDTAFFMPQLGRHRRVWLYLPADYARQPQRRYPVLYLHDGQNVFDAATAFAGEWGVDETLDRLRASGQDPTGCIVVAVDNGSRYRGDEYIPWHNPRIKTGGQGAAYVDFLALTLKPYIDGHYRTRPDVAHTGIAGSSLGGLISVYAALRYPAVFGRVGAFSPAFWVCNDSLQAYAHQHPPAATAKFYLVAGAKEDSSMLPLMTQWRDVLHAAGVPAAHVAYHAAPDGEHREWFWQREFAAAYEWLFDRPPAHR; via the coding sequence ATGTCCATTATTAGCTCTCCGCCACCCGGGGCCCCGGTGGCCCGCTGCGCTGTGCTGCGGGCCCTCGGCACCGGCCGCCCCGCCGCCAAGGGCCCCAGCACGGCCAGCCCCCAGGTGCAGGTGCTCGACACCGCGTTTTTTATGCCGCAGCTGGGCCGGCACCGGCGCGTGTGGCTGTACCTGCCCGCCGACTACGCCCGCCAGCCGCAGCGCCGCTACCCGGTGCTGTACCTGCACGACGGCCAGAACGTGTTCGACGCCGCCACGGCCTTCGCCGGCGAGTGGGGCGTGGACGAAACCCTGGACCGCCTCCGCGCCAGCGGCCAGGACCCCACCGGCTGTATTGTGGTGGCCGTGGATAACGGCAGCCGCTACCGGGGCGACGAATACATTCCGTGGCACAACCCCCGAATCAAGACCGGGGGCCAGGGCGCGGCCTACGTCGACTTCCTGGCCCTCACCCTCAAGCCCTATATCGACGGCCACTACCGCACTCGCCCCGACGTGGCTCACACCGGCATCGCGGGCTCCAGCCTGGGGGGGCTTATCTCGGTGTACGCCGCCTTGCGCTACCCGGCCGTATTCGGGCGCGTAGGGGCCTTTTCGCCCGCTTTCTGGGTATGCAACGATTCGCTGCAAGCTTATGCGCACCAGCACCCACCGGCAGCCACCGCCAAGTTTTACTTGGTGGCCGGGGCTAAGGAAGATAGCTCGATGCTGCCCCTGATGACGCAGTGGCGCGACGTGCTGCACGCCGCAGGCGTGCCCGCCGCCCACGTGGCCTACCATGCCGCCCCCGACGGCGAGCACCGCGAATGGTTCTGGCAGCGAGAGTTTGCCGCCGCCTACGAATGGCTGTTCGATCGGCCGCCGGCCCACCGCTAA
- a CDS encoding SusC/RagA family TonB-linked outer membrane protein — translation MKQHYLAKLWVLLLITLLGFSANAQAQTGSVSGRVLDEKNAGIPGATVLVAGTSLGVSSDADGNFRLANIPAGPQTIVLTFVGYNEVRRPVTIVSGQNVAVNAALTVNATELGEAVVIGYGTQRKQDVTGAITTVTAKDFVQGQITNPEQLIQGKVAGVQITTDGGAPGASTTIRIRGGSSLNASNDPLIVIDGVPVDNSSVSGAANPLSLINPNDIETYTVLKDASATAIYGSRASNGVILITTKKGALGDKLTVNLVSNTSLAARYNSVPVLTADEFRATVQAVAPQQVGLLGTGNTDWQKQVFRTAMTYDNNVSLTGAVGKLPFRASIGNLEQQGILITNRLIRNSGSLSLSPILLDNHLRVNVNVKGTWVDNNFADAGAIGSALAFDPTQNVFSDNATYGNYFQYLQGNGTPQQNVPTNPVATLMLQRNRSTVKRSIGNIQLDYKLHFLPDLHANLNLGYDVTRATGNNLVDARSAGSYFNNPLDPTNTTARGGSYNYYSQQRNNKLLEAYLNYTKQFNENTRLEVLAGYSYQDFVTTAPAYDTYLGDASTVRTLAAKNPFRTQYTIISYYGRANLSIKDRYLFTATLRNDNTSRFGPDYRKAYFPAGSFAWRIKEEDFLKDSKTFSDLKLRVGYGITGQQDVVAAAGSDYPYIQRFQQNVPSAQYQLGGVYYTPYSPLGYNGKIKWEQTSTYNAGLDFGFLDNRLTLSADAYYRKTTDLLAVIPIPSLVNFTNRLISNVGSLENKGIELNLNGNVIQSEKLNWSVNANATYNVNRILSLGPQAANFQGIENTGISGGTGTNIGNYRVGSPSSAFYVYQQVYGANGKPVDGVYVDTNGDGKVDSNDRRIFQQSAPKVLLGFGSNLSYNRVSLAFSLRANLGNYVYNNVNSNLGNYQGIVGSTNFVSNVTRDANNTGFLNRTQDRYSSDYYIQNASFLRMDNVTLGYNAGKVLNGKGSLRLSAAVQNVFVATKYTGLDPEIPNGVDNNVYPRPRTYTFGLNLSI, via the coding sequence ATGAAACAACACTACCTGGCAAAACTTTGGGTTTTGCTTTTAATTACGCTACTAGGCTTTAGCGCTAATGCTCAGGCACAAACCGGCTCGGTGAGCGGGCGCGTACTCGACGAAAAGAATGCAGGCATTCCCGGCGCTACCGTGCTGGTAGCGGGTACGTCGCTGGGCGTTTCCAGCGACGCGGACGGCAACTTCCGCCTCGCTAACATTCCGGCCGGCCCGCAAACGATTGTACTCACCTTCGTGGGTTACAACGAAGTGCGCCGCCCGGTCACCATTGTATCCGGCCAGAACGTGGCAGTCAATGCGGCCCTAACCGTGAACGCTACCGAGCTGGGCGAGGCCGTGGTGATTGGCTACGGCACCCAGCGCAAGCAGGACGTGACCGGGGCCATCACGACGGTGACGGCCAAAGACTTCGTGCAAGGGCAAATCACTAACCCCGAGCAGCTCATCCAAGGCAAGGTGGCCGGCGTGCAGATTACGACCGACGGCGGGGCCCCGGGCGCCAGCACCACCATCCGCATCCGCGGGGGCTCGTCGCTGAACGCCAGCAACGACCCGCTCATCGTGATTGACGGCGTGCCAGTAGATAACTCCTCCGTGAGTGGCGCTGCCAACCCGCTGAGCCTCATCAACCCCAACGACATCGAAACCTACACGGTGCTGAAAGACGCGTCGGCCACGGCCATCTACGGCTCACGGGCCTCGAACGGGGTAATTCTCATCACCACCAAAAAGGGAGCCCTGGGCGACAAGCTGACGGTCAACCTGGTATCGAACACGTCGTTGGCGGCCCGCTACAATTCGGTACCAGTGCTGACGGCCGATGAGTTCCGGGCCACGGTACAGGCGGTAGCGCCCCAGCAGGTGGGCTTGCTCGGCACGGGCAACACCGACTGGCAAAAGCAGGTTTTCCGCACGGCCATGACTTATGATAACAATGTGAGCCTGACCGGCGCCGTGGGCAAACTGCCTTTCCGCGCCTCCATCGGCAACCTAGAGCAGCAAGGCATCCTCATCACCAACCGCCTCATCCGCAACTCTGGCTCATTGAGCCTGAGCCCCATATTGCTGGACAACCACTTACGGGTGAACGTGAACGTGAAGGGTACCTGGGTAGACAATAACTTCGCTGACGCCGGGGCCATTGGCTCGGCGCTGGCCTTCGACCCGACGCAGAACGTATTCAGCGACAACGCCACTTACGGCAACTACTTCCAGTACCTGCAAGGCAACGGCACGCCCCAGCAGAACGTGCCCACTAACCCGGTGGCCACGCTCATGCTCCAGCGCAACCGCAGCACCGTGAAGCGCAGCATCGGCAACATCCAGCTTGATTACAAGCTGCACTTTCTGCCCGACCTGCACGCCAACTTGAACCTGGGCTACGACGTGACCCGCGCCACCGGCAACAACTTGGTGGATGCGCGCTCGGCGGGTTCGTACTTCAACAACCCCCTTGACCCCACCAACACCACGGCCCGCGGCGGCTCGTACAACTACTACTCGCAGCAGCGCAACAACAAGCTGCTCGAAGCCTACCTAAACTACACGAAGCAGTTCAACGAAAACACCCGCTTGGAAGTGCTGGCTGGCTACTCGTACCAGGACTTCGTGACGACGGCTCCCGCCTACGATACATACCTGGGCGACGCCTCCACGGTACGCACGCTGGCCGCCAAAAACCCGTTCCGCACCCAGTACACCATTATCTCGTACTACGGCCGGGCCAACCTGTCGATTAAAGACCGCTACCTCTTCACGGCTACGCTGCGCAACGATAATACGTCGCGCTTTGGCCCTGACTATCGCAAGGCATACTTTCCCGCGGGTTCGTTTGCCTGGCGTATCAAGGAGGAGGACTTCCTGAAGGACAGCAAAACTTTTTCGGACCTGAAGCTGCGCGTGGGCTACGGCATCACCGGCCAGCAGGACGTAGTGGCCGCCGCTGGCAGCGACTACCCCTACATCCAGCGCTTCCAGCAGAACGTGCCTTCGGCCCAGTACCAGCTCGGCGGTGTGTACTACACCCCCTACTCGCCCCTGGGCTACAACGGTAAAATAAAGTGGGAGCAAACCAGCACCTACAACGCCGGCCTGGACTTTGGCTTTCTCGATAACCGCCTCACCCTGAGCGCCGACGCGTACTACCGCAAAACCACCGACCTGCTGGCCGTCATCCCCATCCCGAGCTTGGTGAACTTCACCAACCGGCTGATATCCAACGTCGGCTCGCTCGAGAACAAGGGCATTGAGCTAAACCTGAACGGCAACGTTATTCAGAGCGAGAAGCTGAACTGGAGCGTGAATGCCAACGCTACCTACAATGTGAACCGCATTCTTTCGCTGGGGCCCCAGGCCGCCAATTTTCAGGGTATCGAAAATACCGGCATCTCGGGCGGCACGGGCACCAACATTGGCAACTACCGCGTGGGCTCGCCTTCGTCGGCCTTCTATGTGTACCAGCAAGTATACGGCGCCAACGGTAAGCCCGTGGATGGCGTATACGTGGACACCAACGGCGACGGCAAAGTTGACTCCAACGACCGCCGCATTTTCCAGCAGTCGGCCCCAAAAGTGCTGCTCGGTTTCGGCTCGAACCTGAGCTACAACCGCGTCAGCCTGGCCTTCTCGCTGCGCGCCAACCTGGGCAACTACGTGTACAACAACGTAAATTCGAACCTGGGCAACTACCAGGGCATCGTGGGCTCGACTAACTTTGTATCGAACGTAACACGCGACGCCAACAATACCGGTTTCCTCAACAGAACCCAAGACCGCTACTCGTCGGACTACTACATCCAAAACGCCTCCTTTTTGCGTATGGACAACGTGACCCTGGGCTACAATGCTGGCAAAGTGCTGAACGGCAAAGGCAGCCTGCGCCTGAGCGCCGCCGTGCAAAACGTATTCGTGGCCACGAAGTACACCGGCCTCGACCCGGAGATTCCGAACGGCGTGGACAACAACGTGTACCCGCGCCCCCGCACCTACACGTTTGGCCTGAACCTGAGCATTTAA
- a CDS encoding RagB/SusD family nutrient uptake outer membrane protein: MKNIIFRNAAVLGFTSSLLLVASSCNKDLDRTPTYDLSTDAVYKDAAGYRTVAAKAYSGFAVTGPSGPGASTGDILGIDQGTSDYVRQLWSAQELTTDEAIIQWGDPGIQDWHNMNWTSSGVLVQGLYSRILYEITVCNSFLAEATDAKLSARGITGADLTDIKAYRAEVRFLRALAYYHALDLYGNPPFATETDPIGGTTPPKQTTRAALFTYLESELKAIDTDLLAPSQSANQYGRASKAAAWTLLAKLYLNAQVYTGTARYADCLTYAAKVIDTGGYSLQTTATNMATAYSRNFLTDNNTSPEIIFPIVFDGKRTQSYGGTTFLTHAPVSGTADKYWNPAKYGIGAGWGGTRTTPKLFQQFTDTAADTRGRFVTGGQTMDVVSQTNFNNGYVPIKFKNVSSTGAAGADATFVDTDYPMFRLADVYLMYAEAAVRTNANLPQALTYVNLIRSRAYNNTAAGNIATADLTLDFLLNERSRELYWEGTRRTDLIRYKRFTTADYLWPWKGGVAAGTSVPDTRSLFPIPASDLSVNPNLVQNPGY; the protein is encoded by the coding sequence ATGAAAAATATTATTTTCCGGAACGCGGCTGTCTTAGGTTTCACCTCGTCGCTGCTACTGGTGGCGTCGTCGTGCAACAAAGACCTTGACCGCACCCCCACCTACGACCTGAGCACGGATGCCGTGTACAAGGACGCGGCCGGCTACCGCACGGTGGCCGCCAAGGCCTACAGTGGCTTTGCTGTGACGGGCCCCAGCGGCCCCGGCGCTTCGACCGGCGACATCCTGGGTATCGACCAGGGCACGTCGGACTACGTGCGCCAGCTGTGGAGCGCCCAGGAGCTAACGACCGACGAGGCTATCATCCAGTGGGGTGACCCCGGGATACAGGACTGGCACAACATGAACTGGACGTCGAGTGGCGTGCTGGTGCAGGGCCTTTACAGCCGCATTCTGTACGAAATCACGGTTTGCAACAGCTTCCTGGCCGAAGCCACCGATGCCAAGCTCAGCGCCCGCGGCATCACGGGCGCCGACCTGACCGACATCAAGGCCTACCGGGCCGAGGTGCGCTTCCTGCGGGCCCTGGCCTACTACCACGCCCTTGACCTGTACGGTAACCCGCCCTTCGCCACCGAAACCGACCCGATTGGGGGCACCACGCCGCCCAAGCAAACCACGCGCGCCGCGCTCTTCACCTACCTCGAATCGGAGCTGAAGGCCATCGATACCGACCTGCTGGCCCCCAGCCAAAGCGCTAACCAGTACGGCCGCGCCAGCAAAGCCGCCGCCTGGACGCTGCTGGCCAAGCTGTACCTGAACGCCCAGGTGTACACGGGTACTGCCCGCTACGCCGACTGCTTGACGTACGCCGCCAAGGTGATTGATACCGGCGGCTACTCGCTGCAAACCACCGCCACGAACATGGCTACGGCCTACTCGCGCAACTTCCTCACCGACAACAATACGTCGCCGGAAATTATCTTCCCGATTGTGTTCGACGGCAAGCGCACCCAGAGCTACGGCGGCACCACTTTCCTCACCCACGCGCCGGTGTCCGGCACAGCCGACAAATACTGGAACCCCGCCAAGTACGGCATCGGCGCGGGCTGGGGCGGCACCCGCACCACGCCCAAGCTGTTTCAGCAGTTCACTGATACGGCCGCTGATACCCGCGGCAGGTTCGTGACCGGCGGCCAGACGATGGACGTGGTTTCGCAGACGAACTTTAACAACGGCTACGTACCCATCAAGTTTAAGAACGTCAGCTCGACCGGAGCGGCGGGTGCCGATGCCACATTTGTGGACACCGACTACCCCATGTTCCGCCTGGCCGACGTGTACCTGATGTACGCCGAAGCCGCCGTGCGCACAAACGCCAACCTGCCCCAGGCCCTCACCTACGTGAACCTGATCCGCAGCCGGGCCTACAACAACACCGCGGCCGGTAACATCGCCACGGCCGACCTCACCCTGGATTTCCTCCTGAACGAGCGCTCGCGCGAGCTGTACTGGGAAGGCACCCGCCGCACCGACCTCATCCGCTACAAGCGCTTCACCACCGCGGACTACCTCTGGCCCTGGAAAGGGGGCGTGGCCGCTGGCACCAGCGTGCCCGATACCCGCAGCCTGTTCCCAATCCCGGCATCGGACCTGAGCGTGAATCCCAATCTGGTACAGAACCCCGGGTACTAA
- a CDS encoding SusE domain-containing protein, whose amino-acid sequence MKNWLTQAVGICTVAAVALTGCKKDEVQATITPTNVPTLAASTTAAVLTQADAAKIAVTYTWTPVTGFTWTNADAPYNPAITYQLQIDKKGGAFTAPATIDAGTSPTAVTVEALNTALTTLGIAPGTPTPVDVRLNARYASNTPQASPVMPLTVTSYKACIPPNSDSWGVVGDAADGWPDPANVTDAPLTYNCDTKTYDITRAFKVGAFKIRLNKSWNMNYGSSSSTGGPLVSGGGNISVTMPGTYTVKFDFANMKYTITQ is encoded by the coding sequence ATGAAAAACTGGCTTACCCAAGCAGTTGGCATCTGCACCGTGGCGGCGGTGGCTCTCACGGGCTGCAAAAAAGACGAGGTGCAGGCGACCATCACGCCCACCAACGTGCCCACCCTCGCCGCCTCCACCACCGCGGCAGTACTGACGCAGGCCGACGCCGCGAAAATCGCGGTGACTTACACCTGGACGCCCGTCACGGGCTTCACCTGGACCAACGCGGACGCACCCTACAACCCGGCCATCACCTACCAGCTGCAAATCGACAAGAAGGGCGGCGCCTTCACGGCCCCCGCCACGATTGACGCTGGCACCAGCCCCACCGCCGTAACGGTGGAAGCCCTGAACACAGCCTTGACCACGCTGGGCATCGCCCCCGGCACCCCCACGCCCGTGGACGTGCGCCTGAACGCCCGCTACGCCTCCAATACACCCCAGGCCTCGCCGGTGATGCCGCTCACGGTTACCTCCTACAAAGCCTGCATCCCCCCCAATTCGGACAGTTGGGGTGTGGTGGGCGACGCGGCCGACGGCTGGCCCGACCCCGCCAATGTGACCGATGCGCCCTTGACGTACAACTGCGACACCAAGACGTACGATATCACCCGGGCTTTCAAAGTAGGAGCCTTCAAGATCCGCCTCAACAAATCCTGGAACATGAACTATGGCAGCAGCTCCAGCACCGGGGGGCCCCTGGTGTCAGGCGGCGGTAACATCAGCGTGACGATGCCTGGCACCTACACGGTCAAGTTTGACTTCGCCAACATGAAATACACCATCACCCAATAA
- a CDS encoding N-acetylglucosamine kinase — MILIADGGSTKCSWCQLDDANQRVYFNTEGYNPDFIDTPGIVRSLDQNLPDTLPRGEVREIHFYGAGVSSPAKAAIIGNALKQLFPNAKTVEVTEDLLAAARALLGRGPGFAAILGTGTNSCLYDGKKITYNVDSLGYFLGDEGSGSFIGKRLLSDYLRGLLPDGLQDAFRETYQLGERNDIIDRLYNQPLPNRFLASFAKFTYDHNNVSYCREIVRQGFEAFFQNIVLHYPRYQDYSFNCIGSVGYNFRDALTQVANSHGMEVGKIIRSPIDDLVEYHVTND; from the coding sequence ATGATTCTCATTGCCGACGGTGGCTCTACCAAGTGCAGCTGGTGCCAGCTCGACGACGCCAACCAGCGCGTCTACTTCAACACGGAGGGCTACAACCCCGATTTCATCGACACGCCCGGCATCGTGCGCTCGCTCGACCAGAACCTGCCCGATACGCTACCCCGCGGCGAGGTGCGCGAAATCCACTTCTACGGCGCCGGGGTGTCGTCGCCGGCCAAGGCCGCTATCATCGGCAACGCCCTCAAGCAGCTGTTTCCGAACGCCAAAACGGTGGAGGTAACCGAGGACCTGCTGGCGGCGGCCCGCGCCCTACTGGGCCGGGGCCCCGGCTTCGCCGCCATCCTGGGCACGGGCACTAACTCATGCCTCTACGACGGTAAAAAGATTACCTACAATGTGGACTCGCTGGGCTACTTCCTGGGCGATGAAGGGTCGGGCTCGTTCATCGGCAAGCGCCTGCTGAGCGACTACCTGCGCGGCCTGCTGCCCGACGGCCTGCAGGATGCCTTCCGCGAAACCTACCAGCTGGGCGAGCGCAATGACATCATCGACCGCCTCTACAACCAGCCGCTACCCAACCGCTTTCTGGCCAGCTTCGCCAAGTTCACCTACGACCACAACAACGTGAGCTACTGCCGCGAAATCGTGCGCCAGGGTTTCGAGGCGTTCTTCCAGAACATCGTGCTGCACTACCCGCGCTACCAGGACTACTCGTTCAACTGCATCGGCTCGGTGGGCTACAACTTCCGCGACGCCCTCACCCAGGTAGCCAACAGCCACGGCATGGAAGTGGGCAAGATCATCCGCTCCCCCATCGACGACCTGGTGGAATACCACGTCACCAACGACTAA